The Oryza glaberrima chromosome 9, OglaRS2, whole genome shotgun sequence genome includes a window with the following:
- the LOC127784240 gene encoding endoribonuclease YBEY, chloroplastic-like isoform X1, whose translation MAHQRQRDTSSEEELPREPWTVEKDVHLLNNLAAHGGEFQREPWVEKDDAASWTVEKDDVPLVNNVVAHGDPEGSSNSLARSGGHLANVHEGAGMFYQPNFKYIFCDMDGTLLDSSGLVPETNAEAIRVARSRGVQTIIATGKSRPAVIEVLGKVNLAGTGGIVSESSPGVFLQGLLVYGEGGQKLYQQNLDIEVCREALLYSLKHRVALVAFSQDDCYTTLDDHPLVDFFHVMYHEPKAKIISDVDHFLSTIDIQKFVFLETPEVISSVLRPHWARRVDGKAQVVQAQGDVLEVVPLGTSKGNGVKILLESLCASPDEVMALGDGENDKEMLQLAGLGVALCNGCEVTKVVADVIGASNDESGVAQAIYKYL comes from the exons ATGGCGCACCAGAGGCAGAGAGACACGAGCAGCGAGGAGGAGCTCCCACGTGAGCCGTGGACGGTGGAGAAGGACGTCCACCTCCTCAACAACTTAGCCGCGCATGGCGGCGAGTTCCAACGCGAGCCGTGGGTGGAGAAGGACGACGCCGCGTCGTGGACGGTGGAGAAAGACGACGTCCCGCTCGTCAACAACGTCGTCGCGCACGGCGATCCCGAGGGCAGTTCGAACTCGCTCGCCCGATCAGGAG GACATTTGGCCAATGTCCACGAGGGAGCCGGCATGTTTTATCAGCCCAACTTCAAGTACATTTTCTGTGATATGGATG GCACACTGCTGGATAGTAGCGGTCTAGTTCCAGAAACCAACGCTGAGGCCATTAGGGTGGCCAGGTCAAGAGGGGTACAAACAATCATTGCGACAGGAAAG TCCCGCCCTGCTGTTATTGAAGTTCTTGGCAAGGTTAATTTAGCTGGCACAGGTGGTATCGTTTCAGAATCGTCTCCAGGAGTATTTCTTCAG GGTTTGTTAGTTTACGGCGAGGGGGGCCAAAAGTTATATCAACAGAATTTAGATATAGAAGTGTGCAGAGAG GCGCTTCTATACTCTCTGAAGCACAGAGTTGCCCTGGTGGCCTTCAGCCAGGACGACTGCTACACAACGCTTGATGATCATCCTCTGGTGGACTTTTTCCATGTTATGTACCACGAACCAAAG GCAAAGATAATATCAGATGTTGACCATTTTCTGAGTACCATTGACATACAG AAGTTTGTGTTCCTAGAAACTCCTGAAGTGATCTCTTCTGTGCTGAGGCCACACTGGGCGAGGAGGGTTGATGGAAAGGCACAGGTCGTTCAGGCACAGGGTGATGTGCTTGAAGTTGTACCGCTCGGGACTTCCAAAGGAAACGGGGTAAAAATTCTGTTGGAATCACTTTGTGCTAGTCCAGATGAG GTCATGGCACTAGGCGATGGAGAAAACGATAAAGAGATGCTCCAACTTGCCGGCCTTGGTGTCGCCCTCTGCAACGGCTGTGAGGTGACAAAGGTGGTAGCCGACGTCATCGGCGCGAGCAACGACGAAAGCGGCGTGGCACAGGCCATTTACAAATACCTCTAG
- the LOC127784240 gene encoding uncharacterized protein LOC127784240 isoform X2 codes for MAHQRQRDTSSEEELPREPWTVEKDVHLLNNLAAHGGEFQREPWVEKDDAASWTVEKDDVPLVNNVVAHGDPEGSSNSLARSGGHLANVHEGAGMFYQPNFKYIFCDMDGTLLDSSGLVPETNAEAIRVARSRGVQTIIATGKSRPAVIEVLGKVNLAGTGGIVSESSPGVFLQGLLVYGEGGQKLYQQNLDIEVCREALLYSLKHRVALVAFSQDDCYTTLDDHPLVDFFHVMYHEPKQLQPRDYEHDGADTLCGDPDHQGREARAQGQQIPTHQVVEHGVQAQGDVPQALWLGPADPIVRRQRCTQSE; via the exons ATGGCGCACCAGAGGCAGAGAGACACGAGCAGCGAGGAGGAGCTCCCACGTGAGCCGTGGACGGTGGAGAAGGACGTCCACCTCCTCAACAACTTAGCCGCGCATGGCGGCGAGTTCCAACGCGAGCCGTGGGTGGAGAAGGACGACGCCGCGTCGTGGACGGTGGAGAAAGACGACGTCCCGCTCGTCAACAACGTCGTCGCGCACGGCGATCCCGAGGGCAGTTCGAACTCGCTCGCCCGATCAGGAG GACATTTGGCCAATGTCCACGAGGGAGCCGGCATGTTTTATCAGCCCAACTTCAAGTACATTTTCTGTGATATGGATG GCACACTGCTGGATAGTAGCGGTCTAGTTCCAGAAACCAACGCTGAGGCCATTAGGGTGGCCAGGTCAAGAGGGGTACAAACAATCATTGCGACAGGAAAG TCCCGCCCTGCTGTTATTGAAGTTCTTGGCAAGGTTAATTTAGCTGGCACAGGTGGTATCGTTTCAGAATCGTCTCCAGGAGTATTTCTTCAG GGTTTGTTAGTTTACGGCGAGGGGGGCCAAAAGTTATATCAACAGAATTTAGATATAGAAGTGTGCAGAGAG GCGCTTCTATACTCTCTGAAGCACAGAGTTGCCCTGGTGGCCTTCAGCCAGGACGACTGCTACACAACGCTTGATGATCATCCTCTGGTGGACTTTTTCCATGTTATGTACCACGAACCAAAG CAGCTCCAGCCTCGAGACTACGAGCACGACGGCGCAGATACCTTGTGTGGGGATCCTGACCACCAGGGTCGAGAGGCTAGAGCGCAGGGACAGCAGATCCCGACGCATCAGGTTGTGGAGCATGGCGTGCAGGCCCAAGGTGACGTGCCTCAAGCTCTGTGGCTTGGCCCCGCCGATCCGATAGTAAGGCGGCAGCGCTGCACACAGTCCGAGTAA